TCCCACAGAAGCTGGGCGTCCTAGGTGCAGCATTTCCAGAGGCACGTGGTGTGTGGTGTCAGTGTTCCTGGTGATGATAACTTGGTGAAGGTGGTGTCTGCTAGGTTCCTCCACTATCAGGTTACTATGTTGCCTTTTGTAAAAATAAGTATCTTGTCGAAAATACTTCGACACTGTAAATATCCTCTCTCTCATCAAACTTTCACGTTAGTTTTAGCAATTTTTAGTAATTCTTTCCAGAATCAATTATTACTATGATTATTACTATGATTTTTGCCAAGTGGTAATTTTATAATTCCAtcattctttctacatttattagtcaGCATTCTACTATAAGGAAGAGTTTTTACTTTTCTCCCATTTGTGTATTCATTTATATTAGTGTGGATTCATGGGTTCTTCTTCAGTGGGGCTGTAAACTGTTAGcatcatttattttgatgctcagatTGTCCCCAGTTTGGCCGGTGGGAGGCCCTTCAAGCTGGCTCTCGTGTCCTTCTGACACGTTCCTCGTATTCTCTGAGCAATTTCTTAATTTCTGGCACAGTAAATATCCTGCTTTTCCAGCCCCAGCCGTAGAATCAGCCTTGTCTTCAAGGAGGCCTTGATCTTTTCAGTGGGGACTAGAATTTAAACCATCTGGAAGCTAGGTGTGCTCATGGCTTTTGCACATATTGTTTCTAAGCCCTTTTAGCAGACAGAGGTAGGAGCACGCACACATGTGTACATGCATATCTGTACCAATTTCTGTATCTGCTTCTCTCCATACACATTAAAACCTCAGAGTTCACACTGATACTTCCAATTCCAGTTACTACACAAAGTTGCTAGTAGCCTTTGCACTTTCCATAATTGTAATCCCTTCCTCTGACAGTGGCATTGGTTATCTATAatagatttgtttattttctcattcctaGAATATACAGAAAATACAGATTTGCTTACTGTTACCACTGCAAAAAACAATTCTACCAGCTGGAATTCAGAATTTATACTTTTTTGTATTTAGCTTGAGAGTTTGAGGGTTTATGGTCAAAATAGTGTGTTCAAAAGATACTTGATTGCCCCCATCCCAACCCCACGTGGTTGTATGATTCATTTGAAATGGAGTTGTGTCCATTTGTTCCCATCGTGTTCCACTTTAGGGTCCCCCCACCCTTGTTTGTTTAATTACTCATTGTGAACACGTGAAGCACTCCCGTGGTTCCACGCGTCACAGCTGTATGAGATGTGGTCAGAGAAGTGCCCCCCCCCATCCTCCTTACTCTGTCTCCACCCACTGCTTAGAGGTAAGCAGTCTAATTTAGtttttctatgtttctttttGCATAAATGAGCagatgtttattttgtatttctgcttTCTTACACAAAAGTTGACATAATTAGATATACTTTTGcacttggctttttttcacttaatgtattCTAGAAATCTCTTCACACCACTTTTTAGCAGTCTTTCTCATTCTGTTtaacatttcattgtatggatgtatatAGTTTATTCAGCTACTAACCTATGTACAGGCGTTTAAGGTGTTTCCAGTATTTTGCAACtaaaaacaatgctgcaatgagtaACTTTATGCAAATGTATTTTTGTCTTATTGGAAGTGTGTCTTCAGgtttaaattcctagaagtgggattgctgggcagGAGGTAAAGGCGTATGTAGCTTTGTTAGATGTCACCAGACTCCTTCCGTAAGGCTCTGTCAATCAAGCTGCATTCTCGCCAACAACTTATGAGAGTGCCTGTTTCCTCACATCCTTCCCAAAGGAGTGTGTCATACTTTTTCCTTTTGTGCCAGTCTGAGGTGAGAAGTGGTATCTCAATGTTGTTTACTTTGTATTTCTAATATGAGTTAGACTGACTAATCACCTTCTTTCGTACATTTGTGTGAGTTGATTGTATGTGATTGTTCATTTTGCCCActattctttgtgttttttggtctctttccccttaatttttaagagttctttgtgtattaggGATATTAGCCCTTTATCTGTGAGATATTGCAAGTATACTTACCCAGTTTCTCAtgtgtggattttatttttaaactttgcttattttcttttggccatgcaaaaatttaaattttttcttaagatttttatgtagtcaaatttttcaattttttgttttatcattCAGGATTTTGAATGATAGAAAaccttggaatttatttttgatacGGTGTGAAATAGGGCTCAttcatcttttttcctttgtgaatAGACAGTTGacctagcaccatttattgaaaactccattTTTTCTGTACTGCTTCTTTGGTCATAAATCAAGTGCCTATATATACAGTTTGGTTAATTCATGTGACAATATTGTGTTATTCTAGTTACTGTGATAATTGCATAGATTTTGATTTGGTGCTctgatgtatgtttaactttggcATTACCCAAAGGCAAATTATAAACAGAGAACTGTGACAATTCAGCCACTTTTTACAGGAGTATGTAGGGTGGTCTTCAGATGTAATTATTATGGAAGGAAAGAATATTTAACTTATGGAAGAAGGAAAATTAGTTCAAagataattttaacttttattaacaatataaaaaatgattagaaaatgtAAGAGTATGCTAAGTTTATTTACTGATTAGTAGACGAGGTACAAATTGACAGGGAGGGGGTGTAACTtgatttacaatttatttttgcatCATACTTGATAACCAGTTTTATTAAGAGAAACTAGTCTTAAAGAATATGAACAATCCTTAATGATTAATGCAATATCCCCCTTCCTTATTATGTGATCTAGATTTTTCATAATGTGACAACCCTAAATTACCAAAGCTTAATTCTGACAGTTCATTTAAAACACTAATcttccttctgccttttttttagTAAGACAGATTGACCTACCTAATGGTACTACTCCATATACAGTCACTGACATTTAGAGCTGGGAGAGGCTTCAGATTTAGAGATGAGTTGTTTTTGAACCATTTTAATTTGTAGAAATGAATTCATTGTGATTATCCGAGGGTGGTTATCTCAATGGGAAACAACATAAGTTGGCTTGTTAACTTGTGCCTTCACCTTAGTGGGCAAAACTTTTGgttcttttatttaaaagcaggggttttttttttttcccccacagacCTTTAACTCCTCTTTGTTCTCTCTCATTTCTAGGAGAAGTAAAATCAGATTTCTTCACTGTTTTTCTTAAGTAACAATTTTATACCCAATCCAGTTCTCCAGagtgcttgttttctttttaaaaagctcacatttttttcaatcatcttcataaaacataaataaatattacaaatggTCTTTCTCGAGTAGTATGATCATTTAACCCTTACTCTAACCATAAAATCTCTagttttttatttgtatattacttaggcttaaaaaaaacaacaaccctccTTTCAATTTTGGCTTAAATtagactacaaaaaaaaaaaatagaggtaagaaaaacagatttcagaaTAACTTCTTTTAGACATTGGCTCCATCGTTTCATCACTTCAGAGCAGTGAAGATTCCTCCTGACCCTCAGTACTGCTTCTCTCTAGAAACTGCAAGGTGGCATTTCCTGTGGCCTTACAGACCTTTCCTGAGATAGCACATGTGATGTCGCTATCCTAGAGTCACATCCTAGATGAGCGGTAGCAAGGAGGATGTCTGCACTTTCTCCCCCCTCTCACTGAATCTGGCACGTGGGGGCACACCGGGCTTCCATAACACCTCTGAGTACATtatgattttcatattttaaaaagaagtgtatgtgtgggacttccctggaggtccagtggttaagactccgttcttccaatgcagggggcgcaggtttgatccctgggtggggaactaagatgctgcatTGCTGtgcgcggtgcggccaaaataaataactaaataactaaataaaataaaattaaaaatggctttatgaaagaaaaaaagaggtataTACTAGGgtgaagatttaataaaattaattaaaaaaagaagtatgtgATCATTTATGAAGCAGTGAAGAAGTTCTGTTTCTGTAGCACAGAGTGATGTGCTGCTTGGTAACTGTCAGAAAGTCCTTGTAGAGTTCTTGAACTCAGCGTAAAAGTCAAGGGCTTTGTTTAGTGTCAAAATGTTATTTAATCTTGCTTCATCTAAtcaatttgtttttatcttctgtTGCTTCTAGACCAAGAGCAGTGATGACCTTTTAGCTGGGATGGCTGGAGGGGTGACTGTGACTAATGGTGTCAAAGGGAAGAAAAGCACCTGCCCTGCCGCAGCACCGTCAGCATCCGCCCCTGCCATGAGCACCATGGAGAACAGACCCAAGAGTAGCACAGGTATGCGCGCACTCGGTGTGAGGGTTACACTGCCTTTGTGTTTGAGTAGGTGAGTGCAGTGGTATTTAGGGAATTCCATCTAATcgtagaaaatttcaaacatgcacAAAAGTATCTGGTATTTCATCTCTGTGTACTCATCACCCTTATCACCTGATGGCCACTCTTAGCTCCCTGACACCCACCTTCCCCCtcatattattttgaagcaaattccagaTGTCATCCACAAATATTTAATTATCTTTGAAAGACaaggattcttttaaaaatatattcataatacCATTATCAGtccttaaaataattaataatcatTTCACAAATCATAAATTATCCAGTAAGTATTTAAATTTCTAACTGTCTTATaaatattacatacatatatttacttaCTTGTTTGGATCAGGATTTACCAGGATTCACTTAAGGTCCATATATAGTAATTGGTGAAGTGTCTCttaaatcttcatttttttaaaaaaaaaataatgaattaattaattaatttttggctgtgttgggtcttcatttctgtgcgagagctttctctagttgtggcgagcgggggccactcttcatcgcagtgcgcgggcctttcactgtcgcggcctctcttgttgcggggcacaggctccagacgcgcaggctcagtagttgtggctcacgggcctagttgctccgcggcatgtgggatcttcccaggccagggctcgaacctgtgtcccctgcattggcaggcagattctcaaccactgcgccaccagggaagccctaaatcttCATTTTAAATCTATGAGTTCATCCCACTTTTTTCTTGCAATTTAATTTTTGTGGAAACTGGTTGTTTGATCTGTAGAGTTTCCCATGATCTAGATGTCCCCCCACCCTTGGGTcgtgctgtgtggcttgcgggatcttagttccccgaccagggattgaacccaggccctggcagtgaaagcgccgagccctaaccactggaccactatgAAACTGCCTCCCATGatctggatttatttatttatttttttagtttatttatttttggctgcgttgggtctttgctgctgcacgcgggctttctctagttgcagtgagggtGGGCCAttcttcgttgcagagcacgggctctaggcgtgcgggcttcagtagttgtggcacacgggcttagttgctccgcggcatgtgggatcttcccggaccagggatcgaaccagtgtcccctgcattggcaggcggattcttaaccactgtgccaccagggaagtcccgtgatcTGGATTTTGATGTCACATTCCTATGATGTccttgattttattcttttattctctctGTTTACTATAAATGTCATTGAATTTAGAGCCTTGATGGGACAGACTCAGGTTCCTTCCTCTTACCCCCGCCAGTTCCTTCCTAGGTAATAGTTGTCTGTCCGTCAGGAGGCCCATTGTTTCTGGTCGTGTCCCGCTCCATGTTGTTAGCAGCCTCTGATGATTGATGCCTAGATCCATTCATTCCAGTCCtaccattctttcttccttcactaGCAGCGGTTTGTTTCTAGATCTCATTCTGTAGTCCAAGGAGTAATGTTATCATATTTTACTTCTTACACTTACAGAAAAAAACTTTGAAACTTCCAATAAACTTAAGGTCATATGTTTGTAATAAAGTGTATGAAAGCAAATTGGCAGAAATTATAGCAGACCTTCTTTTGCTATCGTTATTTAGGCTCTTGTCCCCTCTTGTGTGTATTGGATTTTTTCCTAGCCCAGGTTTGCCTACTGTCATCTCTCCTGCTGTGACTCTCTGTGGATTCTTCCGCCCACTCCAGGTCACGCCCCACTGTTAATTGTAATAGCAGTGCAATATGATCACCAGGAGGAAACGTGGAAGTCCTTACTTTGCTTTAGAGGCGTTATTCCATTTTATCCTCACTACAGCCCTGTGAAGTAGAGGCTATCATTAGTCTCATTTTAGAGATGGCAAGCTACACATAGAAAGCTCAAGTATCTTGCTCAGGGCCATGCATTCATTTGCTCAGTGAATGCTTAGTGGGTGCCCATTTTGTACCAGGCCTCAAAGCTGGTGATGGAGCAGAGACTGGACCTTAAGTCTTTCACCCTCAAGCCTGGGGTCGTCACCACATTTAACACTCTAGCTTGTGTGGTAAGAAGGAAATTCAATACTCTAATCCCACCAGTATCTCCTCCTGGTTCTAGCCTTTAGAATTCCCTGGGTGCACACCCATGGTTCCCTGCTGACCAATGCCTCCTGCCCTCACAAGGCTGGACTCAGTTATCACCTCCCCGGATCAGTTGCCCCATCTTTTCCCTCTTTTGGCCTCCATTTGCAGTTGTTCCTCCTAATCCTGTTACTTCTGCCTTTGAAATCTATTACAGATTTATTATCCCTTCTCTGCTCTTACGGAGATCTAGCTCTTGCTCCCCGAATGCAGACCTTCCTTTAGTTTTActgctcttccttcttcctcatgtTTCACTTCGCATCCTCTAGCTTAATTTCCATCAAAGTagtctttctctgtgtttcttcCCTGCTCAAGAAAATTTATTGAACGTTTGTTGCTGCAACTCACCAAGTTCTCCCTGGCATTCAGGGCCCTATGGAAACCTTCCCCTGCTGCTTCCATCGACTGTAGGACCTTACTTTTCCTTCCTGTGTATGATGCTGCTTCCACTACCTCGCCCTCGTCTGTCTTGTGGCCACCAGCATTCTCTCCCCTTCTCTACACCTGATCCCTGGCAGAATTAGTGGCTCTCTTCCCACATCATCATCCCTCGTGTAGACCTTTTACTCCCCGTTACCTGGTTAGCCTGGTGCCTGCCACATAAAGAACcagttggttctttaaaaatatttattggtcaGGTCTAGGACTTacttttcaaagtaaaaaatagTCTAATGATTTCCTTAAGTGTTTGTGGGTATTTAAACATACTCCTGTTctttttatattaaatacatGATCATGTCAATTGTTTGCACAGGTTTAAAATTTTAGCAGTTAAGTAATGGTGTGCCTTGTGCAGCATATTTGACGAACGTGCTGTTATAACTTAGCAGTGATGCATCATCGTTTTCTAATACTTAGGGAGGCAGAGTGGCATACTGCTTAGACTGCCTGCCTGTGTGTGAATCTTGGCTCATCCGTGTATTACCTGTGGGATGTCAGCAGATTATTTAACATCTCTTTTTGGGCTTCTTCGTCTGTAAAATAGGATGATGATAATGAAGCTTGTGTAAATTAATGTGTATGAAGTGTTAATATGTGTGTGTAGTAAGTATAAGTGCATGTTGTCTATTCTAATAATTCTTGTTATTGGTACTATTTATGTGGCATTTTATGGTGTGAAAAATTTTTTGCATTTACTTTGATCATAGTTTTTGTGGTTATTGTATGTAgcttaggttttttgtttgtccaCAGGCTGCCTCTCACTTCTGGTCATCTGTAATCTTCCTTCACTGTCTGTTTCTGCAGTTAGGTTGCTACCTGACTGGCTATCCCTAGAGTCACCTTCATCTGGCTTGCCCTAGATACTATGTCCCTGGCCACCTGTTGAAAGCCGTGGTTTGGGATTCAAGTTCATGTGTAtagcttttttttaatgtgaaggctttattgagatataattcatattccATAAAACTCACCCCTTTGCGGTATACAACTCAGTATATAACTTCATTTTTCATTGATAATTAAAAGATGATTGATCTTCCAGTTTGGAGGAAACAACTTTACAGTAACCAGACTCTCAGGCAGAATTAGTGTAGGTCAGAATCACTGTGTGATTATGATTATAGATCCTTAGATTATATCTCATTCGACCTGGGGCATAACTAtgtgcctttctttttttaattaattaattaattaattaatttttggctgcgttgggtctttgttgctgtgcgtacgctttctctagttacggggagcgggggctactcttcgtttcggtgcatgggcttctcattgtggtggcttctcttgttgcagagtatgggctctaggcgcacacgcttcagtagttgtggctcaggggctctagcgtgcaggctcagtagttgtggtgcacaggcttagttgctctgcggcatgtgggatcttcctggaccagggatcgaagctgtgtcccctgcattggcaggcggattcttaaccactgcgccaccagggaagtcccactatgtGCCTTTCTATTGCTAAGTTTTTGCCTTATATTCTTTGTCTTAAACATGTAGGCACGAGTTCTTCAACCAAGCGGAGCACTTCCACAGGTAATAAAGAATCCAGTTCTACTAGAGAAAGATTACGTGAACGTACCCGACTAAACCAGAGCAAAAAACTACCTTCTGCAGGTCAGGGGGCTAATGACATGGCGTTGGCTAAACGTTCCCGCAGTCGCACGGCTACGGAATGCGACATTCGTATGAGCAAGTCCAAATCGGACAATCAGATCAGTGACAAAGCTGCTCTGGAAGCCAAAGTGAAGGACCTTCTCACATTGGCAAAAACGAAAGACGTGGAGATTTTACATTTGAGGAATGAACTCCGTGACATGCGTGCTCAGCTGGGCATTAACGAGGACCCTCCTGAGGGGGATGAGAAGTCCGAGAAGGAAGCCATCATTGTTCACCAGCCCACTGACGTCGAGTCCACTTTATTGCAGTTACAGGAACAGAATACTGCCATCCGCGAGGAGCTCAACCagctgaaaaatgaaaacagaatgctaAAGGACAGGTTGAACGCACTGGGCTTCTCCCTGGAGCAGAGGCTAGACCATTCTGAAAAACTGTTTGGCTATCAGTCCCTGAGCCCAGAGATCACCCCTGGTAACCAGAGCGATGGAGGGGGGACTCTGACTTCCTCAGTGGAGGGCTCTGCCCCTGGGTCAGTGGAGGATCTCCTGAGCCAGGATGAGAACACCCTCATGGACCATCAGCACAGTAACTCTATGGACAACCTGGACAGCGAGTGCAGCGAGGTGTACCAGCCCCTCACGTCCAGCGATGACGCCCTGGACGCACCATCATCCTCGGAGTCAGAAGGCATTCCGAGCATAGAGCGCTCTCGGAAGGGGAGCAGCGGGAACGCCAGCGAAGTGTCCGTCGCTTGTTTGACGGAACGGATACACCAGATGGAGGAGAACCAACACAGTACGAGTGAGGAACTTCAGGCGACTCTGCAAGAGCTCGCTGATCTACAGCAGATCACCCAGGAGCTGAACAGCGAAAACGAAAGGCTCGGAGAGGAGAAGGTGATTCTCATGGAGTCGTTATGTCAGCAAAGCGATAAGTTGGAACACTTCAGCCGACAGATCGAATATTTCCGCTCCCTTCTAGATGAGCATCACATTTCCTATGTCATTGACGAAGATGTAAAAAGTGGACGCTACATGGAACTGGAGCAGCGCTACATGGATCTAGCTGAGAACACCCGTTTTGAACGGGAGCAGCTTCTTGGCGTCCAGCAGCATTTAAGCAATACTTTGAAGATGGCTGAGCAAGACAACAAGGAAGCTCAGGAGATGATCGGGGCACTCAAGGAGCGCAACCACCACATGGAGCGAATCATTGAGTCTGAGCAGAAGGGCAAGGCCGCCTTGGCAGCCACGCTGGAGGAGTTCAAAGCCACAGTGGCCAGTGACCAGATCGAGATGAATCGCCTGAAGGCCCAGCTGGAGAACGAGAagcagaaagtggcagagctgtaTTCCATCCATAACTCCGGAGACAAGTCTGACATTCAGGATCTCCTGGAGAGTGTCAGGTTGgacaaagaaaaagcagagactcTGGCCAGTAGCCTGCAGGAAGATCTGGCTCACACCCGGAATGATGCCAATCGATTGCAGGACACCATCGCAAAGGTACTGTTTAAGTAGATAGAATGTTCTGGACCAGTGTTATGTGGCTGCAGTACATGGCATGCTTACTGAGAGCCAGCAGTCCTGGTGGTGTGTCATTAGCTTTTGTTAATCAGATATTTTTTTAAGCTTCAGAATGGTTTTTTTGTATTGGGATGGAGTGAAAAGTATTCTTACAATAACGTCACTTCCACTCACTTGTACTTTGTTACTGTTTTCCTGCCTGTGAGAGGATGGGGCTGGAGTTACAACTAACTGAAGTTGTAACAGAAGTTGTCCCTGGTTCTGGGTATGCCCAGGGGAGTGTGTCATGCAGTTTTACATCCTCCTCTGTAGTGTAGTTTGGCATAAGAAAAACGGAGAGCCAGTATTCCAGTCTGTGGGACCAGCAATGTCTGCCTCTTCTTATCCTTTTGTGGTTGTAGTTTTCCAAGTAGAGTTCTGTtgtgatttaaaaatacttttggaGTGTGAAGGCTCCTATTTCTTAGAGGCCCATGGTTTGTTGCTGGTGGGGACCTTAGTGATCATTGGTCCAGCCCCCTTCTTTTACACGCAGTGTGATAGGGAGGACTCAGTCAGAACTGCAGCCCAGGGTTGCTGGCAGTCGCCAGGGCTCTGTGCCCCACGGGGTTGCTGATgtagtgtttattattattttttaaaataaatttatttatttatttttttggctgcgttgggtctttgttgctgtgcgcaggctttctcttgctgcggcgagcgggggctgctctttgttgcagtgcgaaGGCTTCTCcttggcggtggcttctcttgttgcggagcacaggctctaggcgcgcgggcttcagtagttgtggcacgtgggctcagtagttgtggcttgcaggctctagagcacaggctcagtagttgtggctcacaggctcagttgctctgcgacatgtaggatcttcccagaccagggatcaaacctgcgtcccctgcattggcaggtggattcttaaccactgcaccaccagggaagtccctgatgtagTGTTTATTTGCATGAGTTATCTAATTATCCTAGCTTACATTTTATTTACTGTTTCAgtgcaaaaattttttaaagtaggaaaCAGTATATCTTTGCTCAAAATTTGAATAATATAAACCTTAATTTATTAAGTGACAACTTTCAGAGATACAGTTTAGGAGATGTGGTATTTGTTGGAGCATGTATGTTGGGGGCCACTGTGAACTAACACTGACTGTATTAGAGAACtttcttgtttccatttttaatttgattttgaaaCTGTCACAAATCAGACATCATTTTTGTGGGAAAGCATGTTAATCATTAATCAGATGCATGCCTTCAGTCCAAACTTTGGAGAAgggaaaatttccaaattttcctCATAAATAATGTAGTGAAGTTCAGTGAGATGTCAGTGTAATTTCAGTCAGTGATGTGGCAGCAGATCATGCTTAAGCATACTGTGTGAAGTCCATGTTACTGGAGAGCGCCTTCCACCCAGTTATTACACAGGTCGTTCTTGTTCACGCAGAGCAGCTCATGCTCAGCTCCCTGCTGAGACAAGGTGTGCCTCTGTCCTAGGACTTATCTTAGAACAACTCTTACTTTTCTGATCTGCACCATCAATTTTGCACAGGTAGAAGATGAATACAGAGCCTTCCAAGAAGAAGCTAAGAAGCAAATAGAAGATCTGAATATGACATTAGAAAAATTAAGATCAGAGCtggaagaaaaagagacagaaaggagtgACATGAAAGAAACGATCTTTGAACTTGAAGACGAAGTAGAACAGCACCGGGCGGTGAAGCTTCATGACAACCTCATCATCTCCGACTTAGAGAGTAAGTGAGGTCCCACCCGTCTTAACGTGTGGGAAGAGTTTGTGTTCTAAGTAGCAAAGTGACAGGGGGTGGCTCTGCCTGGGGCAGGGGTTCAAAGGCAGGAGCACAGTGGCCGGCAGACACGCGTGTGGGCAAGAGCTTCCCATGGCCATTGGCAGTCTTTCAGCTGCTATTTGGCTCCTAAAGGACTGTTAAGTGGAAGCATCTCTTTAAAATTGCTTAATTATGGAAAATCATTTAAGTGAGAAGCTAATGGGGCCGTTAACTTTCTAGATCTTAGGAAAAGCCATTTGTTGTCGATGTCTAGTGGTTGCAAGTATACTGAGACCAAAAAATATTTATCCTTTATAATCTTATGCCTGAGGCacaggtttttgtttatttgtttaatattcCTCCCTTTCATGGAGATTTTATGATCAGGTAGACTTGAAACTCAGATTTTGAGttgctttgtttgctttttaaaagattctaAAAAACTTGTAATTatttcagactttaaaaaaagttgcaaaaatagtgcaAAGCATTTCTGTGTGGAAAATTTGATGAGGTACAGAAATGTGCATGATCTTAAAATGTCTTCCCACAGACTGTTTATTATGTTACAagtgaggaaaaagaaacaaccagGAATTACACAGTGGAACAATTGGGCAACACTGTGACCCGGTGATCGGGTGACCGGGTGATCATGTAAGTGACAGAGGTACATGGATATCGCTAGGCTGTATTCTGGCTGAGGCATAACTTCAGTTAATCATAAAGAAACATTAAACAGACAAAAAATGAGGAATGTTGTACTAAAAGCCCAGGATCGAACGGTGCTGTATCCTCAAAAATGCCagtgtcataaaagacaaaggcTGAGGGAAAATTCCAGGCTGTAGGAGGCTGAGGAAAAGGACAACCCGTGCGCTCCCTGTGCCTGCACTGGCTCCAGTGCTGTCGAGAGCTGCTGTAAAGGTGTGGTGACGGAACTGGAATGTGTGTGAGATTAG
The sequence above is a segment of the Eschrichtius robustus isolate mEscRob2 chromosome 14, mEscRob2.pri, whole genome shotgun sequence genome. Coding sequences within it:
- the SPECC1L gene encoding cytospin-A isoform X2, whose product is MKKTSRSVGSVPKVSGISKVQTADKTKPENSSSASAGGKLVKPGTAASLSKTKSSDDLLAGMAGGVTVTNGVKGKKSTCPAAAPSASAPAMSTMENRPKSSTGTSSSTKRSTSTGQGANDMALAKRSRSRTATECDIRMSKSKSDNQISDKAALEAKVKDLLTLAKTKDVEILHLRNELRDMRAQLGINEDPPEGDEKSEKEAIIVHQPTDVESTLLQLQEQNTAIREELNQLKNENRMLKDRLNALGFSLEQRLDHSEKLFGYQSLSPEITPGNQSDGGGTLTSSVEGSAPGSVEDLLSQDENTLMDHQHSNSMDNLDSECSEVYQPLTSSDDALDAPSSSESEGIPSIERSRKGSSGNASEVSVACLTERIHQMEENQHSTSEELQATLQELADLQQITQELNSENERLGEEKVILMESLCQQSDKLEHFSRQIEYFRSLLDEHHISYVIDEDVKSGRYMELEQRYMDLAENTRFEREQLLGVQQHLSNTLKMAEQDNKEAQEMIGALKERNHHMERIIESEQKGKAALAATLEEFKATVASDQIEMNRLKAQLENEKQKVAELYSIHNSGDKSDIQDLLESVRLDKEKAETLASSLQEDLAHTRNDANRLQDTIAKVEDEYRAFQEEAKKQIEDLNMTLEKLRSELEEKETERSDMKETIFELEDEVEQHRAVKLHDNLIISDLENTVKKLQDQKHDMEREIKTLHRRLREESAEWRQFQADLQTAVVIANDIKSEAQEEIGDLKRRLHEAQEKNEKLTKELEEIKSRKQEEERGRVYNYMNAVERDLAALRQGMGLSRRSSTSSEPTPTVKTLIKSFDSASQVPSPATAAIPRTPLSPSPMKTPPAAAVSPMQRHSISGPISTSKPLTALSDKRPNYGEIPVQEHLLRTSSTSRPASLPRVPAMESAKTISVSRRSSEEMKRDVSAPEGASPASLMAMGATSPQLSLSSSPTASVTPTTRSRIREERKDPLSALAREYGGSKRNALLKWCQKKTEGYQNIDITNFSSSWNDGLAFCALLHTYLPAHIPYQELNSQDKRRNFTLAFQAAESVGIKSTLDINEMVGTERPDWQNVMLYVTAIYKYFET
- the SPECC1L gene encoding cytospin-A isoform X1; this encodes MKKTSRSVGSVPKVSGISKVQTADKTKPENSSSASAGGKLVKPGTAASLSKTKSSDDLLAGMAGGVTVTNGVKGKKSTCPAAAPSASAPAMSTMENRPKSSTGTSSSTKRSTSTGNKESSSTRERLRERTRLNQSKKLPSAGQGANDMALAKRSRSRTATECDIRMSKSKSDNQISDKAALEAKVKDLLTLAKTKDVEILHLRNELRDMRAQLGINEDPPEGDEKSEKEAIIVHQPTDVESTLLQLQEQNTAIREELNQLKNENRMLKDRLNALGFSLEQRLDHSEKLFGYQSLSPEITPGNQSDGGGTLTSSVEGSAPGSVEDLLSQDENTLMDHQHSNSMDNLDSECSEVYQPLTSSDDALDAPSSSESEGIPSIERSRKGSSGNASEVSVACLTERIHQMEENQHSTSEELQATLQELADLQQITQELNSENERLGEEKVILMESLCQQSDKLEHFSRQIEYFRSLLDEHHISYVIDEDVKSGRYMELEQRYMDLAENTRFEREQLLGVQQHLSNTLKMAEQDNKEAQEMIGALKERNHHMERIIESEQKGKAALAATLEEFKATVASDQIEMNRLKAQLENEKQKVAELYSIHNSGDKSDIQDLLESVRLDKEKAETLASSLQEDLAHTRNDANRLQDTIAKVEDEYRAFQEEAKKQIEDLNMTLEKLRSELEEKETERSDMKETIFELEDEVEQHRAVKLHDNLIISDLENTVKKLQDQKHDMEREIKTLHRRLREESAEWRQFQADLQTAVVIANDIKSEAQEEIGDLKRRLHEAQEKNEKLTKELEEIKSRKQEEERGRVYNYMNAVERDLAALRQGMGLSRRSSTSSEPTPTVKTLIKSFDSASQVPSPATAAIPRTPLSPSPMKTPPAAAVSPMQRHSISGPISTSKPLTALSDKRPNYGEIPVQEHLLRTSSTSRPASLPRVPAMESAKTISVSRRSSEEMKRDVSAPEGASPASLMAMGATSPQLSLSSSPTASVTPTTRSRIREERKDPLSALAREYGGSKRNALLKWCQKKTEGYQNIDITNFSSSWNDGLAFCALLHTYLPAHIPYQELNSQDKRRNFTLAFQAAESVGIKSTLDINEMVGTERPDWQNVMLYVTAIYKYFET